The Triticum aestivum cultivar Chinese Spring unplaced genomic scaffold, IWGSC CS RefSeq v2.1 scaffold185679, whole genome shotgun sequence genomic sequence GATTTCTCCGATGCAAGTGCGCTCACATGCATGTGTCCGACCCACCCGTGTTGGTTAATCGGCCTCCGCTTTTGCATGGCCTGGTGGTCAATCGATCGGTGCAATCAAAGGTCCACTGGACTATGGAGCAGTGTACATGTGATGAGGCGTAGGCACATGCATGCAACTGTTGCGAAAGGCCCATCCCTGAACGTGTAGGTGGTACATGCAACGCCTAGATGCTAGGCGTTACACTGTATAGTGTGACGCCTAGCTTTTAGGCGTTGCACACTAACTTAGCAATTTTCAGGCAGTCCGAGGTGCGACGCTTGTCAGGTGTGTAGCGCCTTATGTTCAGACGCTGCACAGTGCAGTGTGGCGCCTGGCTGTCGGCGCTACATGATAGGGTCGGAGGTGTGAAATTTTTTTAAGGACAGTTCATTTCGTGAATTAATTTCGGTCACAGGTCAAATTTGTTGTTTTTGCCACATTTCAACGCGCCCAGCCCAGCCACCAACACAGCCCGGCATATTCTCCCTCCTCGTTCATTTATATATGTACCCGCTCCGCCACCAGCCGGTTACAAGTGTAAGCAGCACGGCGAGACGAAAAGTAGCTCGCCTCGCCACGCTCCTGCGCTACACCGCCCCGCCGTGTCCAGTCCATTCAATTCCCAAGCTGGTCACGCCCACGCACCGCCCGTATAAAAGACGGGAGCTTAGCTAGCCAGCGACCCAAGATCGAAGGAGCAGATCGATCGATGGCCGACCACCACTATACACAtctcggcggcggcagcgggagtggcggcggcgggggcgggggcagcCCGCCTGAGCGGCTGCACGGCGGCGGCGGGTCGGGGGACCAGGGGATCAAGGAGCAGGACCGGCTGTTGCCCATCGCCAACGTGGGGCGGATCATGAAGCAGGTCCTGCCGCCCAACGCCAAGGTGtccaaggaggccaaggagacgaTGCAGGAGTGCGTGTCGGAGTTCATCAGCTTCGTCACCGGGGAGGCCTCCGACAAGTGCCACAAGGAGAAGCGCAAGACCGTCAACGGCGACGACGTCTGCTGGGCCTTCTCCGCGCTCGGCTTCGACGACTA encodes the following:
- the LOC123172450 gene encoding nuclear transcription factor Y subunit B-1-like, which produces MADHHYTHLGGGSGSGGGGGGGSPPERLHGGGGSGDQGIKEQDRLLPIANVGRIMKQVLPPNAKVSKEAKETMQECVSEFISFVTGEASDKCHKEKRKTVNGDDVCWAFSALGFDDYVDPMRRYLLKFRELEGDRAAAAASSRGGLPVPDASTSGAGASGSGNFMFEAMDRRDNTGPGTGRQF